The genomic interval GGGAGAATCCGCCTCCGAGCACGATCCACGCGTGCGCGCCGTTGACGGTCGCGCCGAGCGGGGTGAGTACGGCCAGGACCAGCACCACGGACAGGCCGTACAGGACGGGGACCGCGCCGCGCAGGGTGCGGTGTCCCAGCCAGATGGTGCCGATCATCAGGGCGAGACCGATACCGGTGTTGAGGATGTGCCTGACGAGGAAGTACGACGGGTCGCCGTGGTTGAGCGAATCGCGGCCGCGGGTCGCGGACCAGACGAGCAGCGCGCCGATGACGGACAGCGCGAGCGCCGACCAGAGCAGCGGCCAGTCGAGCCGGCGCAGCAAGGAGTCGCGGGCGGTGAGCTTGGCGAGTGCGCCGCGGTCGGGGGTGTACCGCTGGACGGAGAAACCGTGCGGGCCGGCCATCAGTCGCCACTCCTGCCGATAGCGATCTGCTTGTCCGCAGCCGGGTCCTTGGGCTTCTCGGGTACGTACGGCCTGATCTCCGGGGCGTCGATGGAGCCGTCCGTATCGATCTTCGGGAGGTCCTTCTGCGGCTTGGGGAGCAGGGCCTTCTTCGGGTTGATCTGGCCATCGTCACTGACGCCGTAGAGGGCATCGTAGATGTTGCGTACGGCGGGGCCGGAGGCGCCGGAGCCCGTACCGCCCTGGGAGATCGTCATGACGATCGTGTAGTCGTCGGTGTAGGTCGCGAACCACGAGGTGGTCTGCTTGCCGTAGACCTGGGCGGTGCCGGTCTTCGCTCGCATCGGGATCTTGTCCTGCGGCCAGCCGCCGAACCGCCAGGCGGCGGTGCCACCGGGCTCTACGACGGAGCGCAGGCCCTTGTCGAGGTCCCTGATGGTTTCGGCGTCGACCGGCAGCTTGCTGTGGGCCTTGGGCTTGATCTCCTCGATCCTCTTGCCGTCGGGGCTGATCACGGCCTTGCCGATGGTGGGGTTGTAGAGGGTGCCGCCGTTGCTGATGGCGGCGTACGCGGTGGCCAGCTGAATGGGGGTGATGAGAACGTCCCCCTGGCCGATGGCGAAGTTGATGCTGTCAAAGGCCTTCAGTTGGTTGCCTTCGAGGCAGCTCTCGTAGGCGATCTTCTCGACGTAGGTGCCGCTCTTCTTGCCCTGCTTGCACCAGGCGTCCTTGTTGGCTTCCCAGAAGTTCTGCTTCCACTGGCGGTCGGGGATGCGGCCCTTGACCTCATTCGGCAGGTCGATGCCGGTCTCGCCACCGAATCCGAAGTCATGGGCGGTCCGGTAGAACCAGTCGTGGGCGTTCTTCTTCGGCTTTATGCCGCCGTCACGCTTCCACTCCTCGTGGCCGAGACGGTAGAAGACGGTGTTGCAGGAGAACTTGAGGGCGTCACCGAGGGAGATGGGGCCGTGGCCCTTGGACTCGAAGTTCGCGAAGCTCCGGTTGCCCATGCTGTAGGAACTGCTGCAGTTGTAGCGGCTGTCGAAGGGGTGGCCGGCCCGCACGGCCGCGCTCGCCGAGACCACCTTGAAGACTGAGCCGGCGGGTGCCTGGCCCTGGATGGCCCGGTTGAGCAGCGGGTAGTTGGAGTTCTTGTCGGTGAGCCTGGCGTACTCCTTGCCGGAGATGCCGCCGATCCAGGCGTTGGGGTCGTAGTCGGGCTGGGAGGCCATCGAGACGACGCGGCCGGTCTTGGACTCCATGACGACGACGGCGCCTGCGTCGGCCTCGTACTTGCGGCCGGTGATCTTGTCGGTCTCCTTCCGGACGGTTTTCATCGCCTGGTGGAGCTCGTACTCGGCGACGGCCTGGACCCGGGCGTCGAGGCTGGTGACGACGCTGGAGCCGGGCTCCGCCGGGTCGTTCTCCGACTCGCCCATGACGCGGCCGAGGTTGTCGACCTCGTAGCGGGTGACGCCGGCCTTGCCGCGCAGTTCCTTGTCGTACGTACGCTCAAGTCCGGAGCGGCCGACCATGTCGGAGCGCAGGTACGGCGACGGGCCGTCCTTCGCCTTCTCGATCTCCTCGTCGGTGACCGGCGAGAGGTAGCCGAGCACCTGGGCGGTCCTGGCCTTGCCCGGGGCGGTGTAGCGGCGTACGGCCGTGGGCTCGGCGGTGATGCCGGGGAAGTCCTCGGCGCGCTCGCGGATCTGGAGGGCCTGCTTGGTGGTGGCCTCGTCGGTGACGGGGATCGGCTGGTAGGGCGAGCCGTTCCAGCAGGGCTTGGGGGTCTTGGAGTCGCACAGCCTGACCTTGTAGGCGACGTCCTTCGCCTTCATGCCGAGGACTTCGGCGAGGCGGGCCAGTACGGCCTTGCCGTCGTCCTTCATCTTCATCAGCTCGGTGCGGCTGGCGGAGACGACGAGGCGGGTCTCGTTGTCGGCGAGCGGCACGCCGCGGGCGTCGAGGATCGAGCCGCGAACGGCGGGCTGGACGACCTGCTGGACGCCGTTGCCGGCGGCTTCGGCGGTGTACTCGTCGCCGTTGCGGATCTGGATGTACCAGAGGCGGCCGCCGAGGGTCAGGAGGAGCGAGAAGACAAGGACCTGGATGATGATGAGCCGGATCTGGACCCGGGGGGTCCGGCCGGTCTCGGGGATGTTACTCACGTGGCCCCCCACAGGATGTCCGGCCGGGGGCCTGGGGTCCCCCGGAGAAAACGCAGCCTCACAGGCGCTTGACCCCCTTGATACGTCCGGCCTTTGCCGCCCGCGAGCGTGCGGCCTTGATGCGCAGTCCGCCGCGCTGGCTGCCGATGCGCAGCCCGGTGCCCGAGGAGAGCCAGCCGGTGGCGACGTCATTGCCCTGGCTGCTCTGGGTGTCGGCGAACGGATCGTTCTCCGCGCGTCTCGCCAGCGCCATGACCAGCGGCACGACGAACGGGGCGAGCAGCAGGTCGTACAGCGCGGAGGTGAACAGCAGCCAGCCGATGCCCACATGGCGGGCCGCGGTGTCGCCGACGAGCGCGCCCACTCCGGCGTACAGCATGGTGGAGGCGAGAGCGGCCACGACGACCGCGGCCATCGGGCCCGAGGCGGACCTGAGCTGGCCGCTCTCCGGCTTGGCGAGGCCCGCGAGGTAGCCGATGACGCACAGGACGAGGGCGTAGCGGCCGACGGCGTGGTCGGCGGGCGGGGCCAGGTCGGCGAGGAGGCCCGCGCCGAAACCGATGAGAGCCCCGCTGACATGGCCGTACACGAAGGCGAGTCCGAGGACGGTGAGGAGCATTATGTCCGGGACGGCGCCGGGGAGTTGGAGCCTGGCGAGGATGCTGACCTGGACGACCAGGGCGACGACCACCAGGGTGGTCGAGAGCAGCATCCGGTTGAAGCGCATGAAGTTCAGCTCCTACTGGGTGCCGTCGGCGGGGGGCGCCGAGGGGGTGACCGTGACGGTGACCGTGGGTGTGGGCTTGGGGCCGGCGGGCTTGGCCGGCAGGACCATGTCGCGCGGGTCCTGGCGGGGCGCTTCGACGACGACGCCGACGATGTCGAGCTTGCTGAAGCCGACGTACGGGCGGACGTAGACGGTGCGGGTGAGGTCGCCGCCGGACGGGTCGACGCGGGTGACCTGGCCGACGGGGACGCCCGGCACGAACGGCTTGGCCGCCTGCGAGCCGAAGGTGACGAGCCGGTCGCCGGCCTTGACCTTGGCCTTGCCGTTGAGCATCTGCACGGCGAGGGGGCGGTCGCCCTGGCCGGTGGCGAAGCCGAGTTCGTCGGTCTTCTCCAGGCGGGTGCCGACGGTGAAGTCGGGGTCGTTGGCGAGCAGCACGGTCGCGGTGTCCGGGCCGACGGTCGTGACGCGGCCGACGAGTCCGTCGCCGTTGAGTACGGTCATGTCCCGCTTGAGGCCGTCATTGCGGCCGGCGTCGATGGTGACGGTCCAGGAGAAGCCCTGGGCCGCTCCTATCGCGATGACCTCGGCGCCCTTGATGCCGTACCGGCCGGCGCCGGCTGTCTTGAGCATCCTGTCGAGCTGGCGTACGCGGCTGCGGTTGCGGTCGTCGCTGCCGAGCTTCTGCTTCAGTGCGGCGTTCTCGCGCTCAAGGACGGTGAGGCGGTCGTGCCGCTCACCGGAATCCCTTATGGCGCCAACGGCGTTGCCGATCGGGTCGACAGCTGCGGCGACCCCGTTCTCCACCGGTCCGAAGACGGTGGCGGCGGCTTGCCTCGCGCCGTCTACCGGTGACTCCTCGCCGCCGCGGATATCCACCGTAATCAGTGCGAATGCGATGGCGATCAGCAGCACCAGGAGCAGCCGGCTCTCTCGTGTGTCCCTCACGTGCGGCGGCCGTGCCTTCCTCGTCGGAATACCTATGCCTGTATATCAACGATCCGCCGCACGAGTTGGGAGGCCTCGTACGGCGGATTCGTTGAGCCGGTCATCTGCGGGGCTGGGCGTCCAGTACCTGCTGGAGCGCCTCGAACTCCTCGACGCACTTGCCGGACCCGAGCGCGACGGAGTCGAGCGGGTCCTCGGCGATGTGGATCGGCATGCCCGTCTCGCGGCGCAGCCGCTCGTCGAGGCCGCGCAGCAGCGCGCCGCCGCCGGTGAGGACGATGCCGCGGTCCATGACGTCGCCGGAGAGCTCGGGCGGGCACTTGTCGAGCGTGGTCTTCACCGCGTCGACGATCGCGTTGACCGGCTCCTCGATGGCCTTGCGGACCTCGGCGGCGGAGATGACGACGGTCTTGGGCAGGCCCGAGACGAGGTCGCGGCCGCGGATCTCGGTGTGCTCGTCCTTGTCGAGGTCGTACGCCGAACCGATGGTGATCTTGATCTGCTCGGCGGTGCGCTCGCCGAGGAGGAGGGAGTACTCCTTCTTGATGTGCTGGATGATCGCGTTGTCCAGCTCGTCGCCGGCCACCCGGATGGACTGTGCTGTGACGATTCCTCCGAGCGAAATGACGGCGACCTCGGTGGTGCCGCCACCGATGTCCACGACCATGTTGCCGGTGGCCTCGTGGACCGGCAGGCCCGAGCCGATGGCCGCCGCCATGGGCTCCTCGATGATGTGCACCTGACGGGCGCCGGCCTGCGTGGACGCCTCGATGACGGCGCGGCGCTCGACTCCGGTGATGCCGGAGGGTACGCAGACGACGACGCGGGGACGTGCGAGGTAGCGGCGCTTGTGGATCTTCAGGATGAAGTAGCGGAGCATCCGCTCTGTGATCTCGAAGTCGGCGATGACGCCGTCCTTCAGCGGTCGCACGGCCACGATGTTGCCGGGCGTGCGGCCGATCATCTTCTTCGCCTCGGAACCGACCGCGAGAATTCCGCCCGTGTTGGTGTTGATGGCGACGACGGAGGGCTCGTTGAGCACGATCCCGCGACCCCTGACGTACACCAGCGTGTTGGCAGTCCCGAGGTCGATAGCCATGTCACGGCCGATGAACGACATTGAGTTCCCCTTGTTCCCCATGAGGATGCGTCGGGCCTTCCCAAGCGGAGCGGTTGGCTTTTCAGGACGGCGAAGCGAGTGGTGTGGGCGTGAGGCTTCATCGTAGTGCCGCCTGCACGGACACAGCGCGAGGGTCCTTCGCCATTGTGAGCGGAACACGTACCCGCCCCAGTAATGGTGACGTCGTGTCTGAGGGATGCGTTCCCTACATCATCGTGCATATGCCGAGGGGCGACCGAATTACTTCGGTCGCCCCAGACCATGAGCCCTATATGGCTGACGTTATGTCAGGAAATGCCGGGGAAGAAAAGCTTCAGCTCTCGCTCCGCGGACTCCTCGGAGTCCGAGGCGTGGACGAGGTTCTCACGGACAATAGTCCCGAAATCGCCACGAATGCTGCCAGGCGCGGCGGCAATCGGGTCAGTGGGGCCCGCCAACTGGCGTACGCCGTCGATGACGCGCTCGCCCTCGACGACGAGCGCGACGACCGGACCCGAGGACATGAACTCGACGAGCGGCTCGTAGAAGGGGCGCCCGACGTGCTCGCCGTAGTGCTGTTCAAGGATCGCCCGGTCCAGGCTGCGCATCTCCAGCGCGGTGATGGTCCAGTTCGCCTTGCGCTCGATGCGGCTGATGATCTCGCCGGTCAGGCCGCGGCGTACGGCGTCGGGCTTGAGCAGGACGAGCGTGCGCTGGCTCACGGTGCGGGCTCCTTCAAAACGTGGGTGCGGAAGTGCGAGAAGGCTACCCTGCGTGTCCGGTGACCGGTCACGCAGCGTCAGGCCCGGCGGATGCCTCCGCCTGCGCGGCCCACTTGGCCTTCGCCTCGTCGATCTGGCGGCCGTAGTGGATCGACGCCCACCACAGGCCCGCGAAGACCGCGCCCAGGAAGAACATCGTCGGGACCACGAAGCCGCTGACGATCAGCCCGATCTGGAGCGCCCAGCCGAGCTGGACCGCGCCGGGGCGGCCGAGCATCCCGCAGAGCAGGACGGACAACAGCATCCCGGCGCCGCAGACCGTCCAGACCGTGGTCATCGAGATGTCGTCGGACTTCATGGCGACCAGGCCGGCGAAGCCTATGACGAAGACTTCGCTGATCAGCGTGGATGCACAGAGCGTACGCACAAGAACTCAGCCCCTCCCGAGAAGCAGCCGGGCCTCGCCGACCGTGATCACAGAACCGGTCACCAGCACGCCGCCGCCCGAGAACTCGCCCTCCGCCTCCGCGAGGGTGATCGCCTCCTCCAGCGCGTCGTCGAGGCGCGGCTCGACCTGGACGCGGTCCTCGCCGAAGACCTCCACGGCGATCGCGGCCAGCTCGTCCACGTCCATCGCGCGGCCCGTGGAGTTGGAGGTGACGACCACCTCGGCGAAGATCGGCTCGAAGGCTTCGAGAAGCCCCCGCACGTCCTTGTCGCCGCTCGTGCCGACGACCCCGATCAGGCGGCTGAAGCTGAACGCCTCGGTGACGGCCTCGGCCGCCGCCCGCGCGCCCGCCGGGTTGTGGGCCGCGTCCAGGACGACGGTGGGGCTGCGGCGTACGACCTCCAGGCGGCCCGGTGACGTGACCGAGGCGAAGGCCTTGCGGACCGTTTCGTTGTCGAGCGTGCGCGCCTGCTCCGCGCCGATGCCGAAGAACGCCTCGACGGCCGCCAGCGCGACCGCCGCGTTGTGCGCCTGGTGCGCGCCGTGCAGCGGCAGGAAGATCTCTTCGTACTCACCGCCGAGACCGCGCAGCGTCATCTGCTGGCCGCCGACCGCGACCTCGCGGGACACGACGCCGAACTCCATGCCCTCGCGGGCGACCGTCGCGTCGACCTCGACGGCCTTCTTGAGCATCACCTGGGCCGCGTCGACCGGCTGCTGCGCCAGGATGACCGTGGCGGCCCGCTTGATGATCCCGGCCTTCTCGACGGCGATCTCGCCGGCGGTGGCGCCGAGCCGCTCCACGTGGTCCAGGTCGATGGGTGTGACGACGGCGACCGACGCGTCGATCACATTCGTCGCGTCCCAGCTGCCGCCCATGCCGACCTCGACGACGGCCACATCCACAGGTGCGTCCGCGAAGGCGGCGTACGCCATGCCTGTCAGCGTCTCGAAGAACGACAGGCGGTGCTCCTGCGTGGAGTCGGTCATCTCGACGTACGGCTGGATGTCCTTGTACGTCTCGATGAAGCGCTCGGGGTCGATCGGGGCGCCGTCCAGGCTGATGCGCTCGGTGATCGACTGCACGTGCGGGCTGGTGTACCGCCCGGTGCGCAGCTCGAAGGCGCCGAGCAGCGCCTCGATCATGCGGGCGGTGCTGGTCTTGCCGTTGGTGCCGGTGATGTGGATCGAGGGGTACGCGCGCTGGGGCTCGCCCAGCAGGTCCATCAGCGCGGCGATGCGCACCAGCGACGGATCGAGCTTGGTCTCGGGCCAGCGGCCCATGAGCTCCTGCTCGACCGCGCGCAGCGCCTTGTCCACCTCCGGGTCCTTGGGGCGGCCGGCGGCGCCGTCGCCCTGCGGCGGGGCGCCTTGGGTGCGCAGGGTACGGCTGCCTGCCTCGATCACCGCGAGGTCGGGATCACGTCCGGTCTCGGCCTGGACGATCTCTTCGAAGGCGTCGGGGGCGTCGGGGGCATCACTGTCGTCGTGCGGGGGGAGCTGGCTCACGGGACCAGTCTACGGAGCACCACTGACAGCGGCTTCGCCCCCGTACGCCAGGGGCTCCGGGCGCCATGAAAACGGGCGAGGCCCCGGCACGCCGGGGCCTCGCCGCCCACCCCCGCCGCAGCAGGGACAACTGGACCTTTTCCTTCTCGGCAGCCGCCAGGTCCGGGTCGCTCCCGCGCGTGCGGGGAAGGCTGCCTCTGCCAGTCAAGCGGTTCGTGCCGACAGAGGCAGTGCCCTGGCCGCGCGTTCACTCGTTCGGAAGCGCCGCAAGCTGAGCAGTGATGCGGTCGATGTCTTCTTCCGCCTTCGCCAGCCGGGTACGGATCTTGTCCACGACCTGATCCGGGGCCTTCGCGAGGAAGGCCTCGTTGCCCAGCTTCGCGGAAGCCTGCGAGACCTCCTTCTGCGCCGCCGCGAGGTCCTTCGCCAGGCGCTTGCGCTCCGCCTCGACGTCGATCGTGCCGGACAGGTCGAGCGCGACCCTGGCACCGGCGACCGGCAGCGACGCGGTGGCGTGGAAGTCCTCGCCGGCCGGCTGGAGGCGCAGCAGCTGGCGGATGGCCGCCTCGTGCGGGGCCAGCGCCGTACCGGTCAGGGTGAGCTCGGCCGGGACCTTCTGGCCGGGCTGGAGGCCCTGGTCGGAGCGGAAGCGGCGGACCTCGGTGACGACCTGCTGGACGAGCGCGATCTCCTTCTCGGCCGCCTCGTCACGGAAGCGGGAGTCCTTCGGCCAGTCCGCGATGACCAGCGACTCCTTGCCCGTGAGCGTGGTCCACAGCGTCTCGGTGACAAAGGGGACGACCGGGTGCAGCAGCCGCAGTGTGACGTCGAGGACCTCGCCGAGGACACGGCCGGAGACCTTGGCAGCCTCCCCGCCCGCGAAGAACGTCGTCTTCGACAGCTCGACGTACCAGTCGAAGACCTCGTCCCACGCGAAGTGGAAGAGCGAGTCCGAGAGCTTCGCGAACTGGTAGTCCTCGTAGTACGCGTCGACCTCGGCGACCGTCGCGTTGAGCCGCGACAGAATCCACCGGTCGGCCGCCGACAGCTGCTCTGCGGGCGGCAGTTCACCCTCCACCGTCGCGCCGTTCATCAGCGCGAAGCGGGTGGCGTTCCAGATCTTGTTGGCGAAGTTGCGGGATCCCTGGACCCAGTCCTCACCGATCGGCACGTCGACACCGGGGTTCGCACCACGCGCGAGCGTGAAACGGACCGCGTCGGAGCCGTAGGTGTCCATCCAGTCCAGCGGGTTGACCGCGTTGCCGAAGGACTTCGACATCTTCTTGCCGAACTGGTCGCGGACCATGCCGTGCAGGGCGATGGTGTGGAACGGCGGGGTGCCGTCCATCGCGTACAGGCCGAACATCATCATCCGGGCGACCCAGAAGAAGAGGATGTCGTACCCGGTGACCAGGACCGAGTTCGGATAGAACTTCTCGACGCTCGGGGTCTGTTCGGGCCAGCCGAGCGTGGAGAACGGCCACAGGCCGGAGGAGAACCAGGTGTCCAGGACGTCCGTGTCCTGGTGCCAGCCCTCGCCGGTCGGCGCCTCGTCGTCGGGACCGACGCAGACGATCTCGCCGTTCGGGCCGTACCAGACGGGGATCCGGTGGCCCCACCACAGCTGACGCGAGATGCACCAGTCGCGGAGGTTGTCGACCCAGCCGAAGTAGCGGGGCTCCATCTCCTTCGGGTGGATCTTGACCCGCCCGTCGCGGACCGCGTCGCCGGCCTCCTTCGCCAGCGGACCGACCTTGACCCACCACTGCAGGGACAGGCGCGGCTCGATGGTCGTCTTGCAGCGGGAGCAGTGCCCGACCTGGTGGACGTACGGACGCTTCTCGGCGACGATCCGGCCGTCGGCCCGCAGAGCGGCGACGATGGCGCTGCGCGCCTCAAGACGGTCGAGTCCCTGGAACGGCCCGTGCGCGGTGATGACCGCGCGCTCGTCCATCACGGCCAGGTTGGGCAGCCCGTGCCGCTGGCCGATCTCGAAGTCGTTCGGGTCGTGGGCCGGGGTGACCTTGACGGCGCCCGTGCCGAACGCGGGGTCGACGTGCTCGTCGGCGACGACCGGGATACGGCGGCCGGTGAGCGGCAGCTCGATCTCGGTGCCGACGAGGTGGGCGTACCGCTCGTCGTCGGGGTGGACGGCGACGGCGGTGTCACCGAGCATCGTCTCGGCGCGGGTCGTCGCGACGACGATCTCGGCTTCGCCCGAGCCGTACCGGATGGAGACGAGCTCGCCGTCGTCCTCCTGGTACTCGACCTCGATGTCGGAGATGGCCGTCAGACAGCGCGGGCACCAGTTGATGATGCGCTCGGCGCGGTAGATCAGCTCGTCGTCGTACAGCTTCTTGAAGATCGTCTGGACGGCCTTGGACAGGCCCTCGTCCATGGTGAACCGCTCGCGCGACCAGGCGACACCGTCGCCGAGGCGCTTCATCTGCCCGGAGATCTGGCCCCCGGACTCGTCCTTCCACTGCCAGACGCGCTCGACGAACGCCTCGCGCCCCAGGTCGTGGCGGGACTTGCCCTCCTTGGCGAGCTCGCGCTCGACGACGTTCTGCGTGGCGATACCGGCGTGGTCCATGCCGGGCTGCCACAGCGTCTCGTACCCCTGCATGCGCTTACGGCGCGTAAGGGCATCGATCAGGGTGTGCTCGAAGGCGTGCCCCAGGTGGAGGCTGCCGGTGACGTTGGGCGGCGGGATGACGACGGTGAACGGCTCTTTGTCGCTCTTCTCGTCGGCTTCGAAGTAACCGCGTTCTACCCAGCGCTCGTACAGCTTCCCCTCTACTTCGGCCGGCGCGTACTGGGTCGGCAGTTCGGGGGTGGCTGCTGGCTGCTGCTGAGAGTTCTCGGTCACGGGCTCAGTTTACGGGCGTCACAGCCCCGTACCGAAACCGGATTGTTGGTAACGGTGAGCCCCCCGCCGCCCCATGATGATGACGGTTCCGTCAGGATGTTCGGAACGCATAAGCATCTGGAGGGGAACCCAGTAATGAGTTACAACCAGCCGGGCCCGTACGGCGGGCAGCAGCCTCAGCAGCCCGGCCCCTACGGCCAGCAGCCGCCGCAGGGCCAGCCGAACCCGTACGGACAGCAGCCCCCGCAGGGCCAGCCCGGCTACGGCTACCCGCAGCAGGCCCCGCCGCCCCAGGGCTACGGCTACCCCCAGCAGGCCCAGCAGCCGCCCTACGGCCACCCCCAACAGCCGGGCCCCTACGGCCAGCAGCCCCAGTACCCGGGCGGCATGGTCCCGCCCCCGCCGGGCGCGCCGAAGAAGAAGACGGGCCTGATCGTGGGCGCGGTGATTGTGGCGCTGGCGGTTGTGGGTGGCGGTATCTGGTACTTCACCGCAGGTGCCGGCGGTTCCGACCTCGCGGACGACGGCCCGCACAAGCTGACGACACCGGCGACGGTGCTCGGCGGCGAGTACAAGCGCCTGGGCAAGGGGTCCGGCGAGTCCGAGACGACCCCGAAGGACGAGAAAGAACTCGCCGCCCTGGGGATCAAGAACGGGCACCCCACCGGGGCCAGTTACTCGACCACGGACTTGAGCAAGTTCGACCCCACTGACCCCACAGCGCTCGAGGACATGAAGACGGCCAAGTCCCTGAACGTCTTCGGGACCTGGGGCGAGATCAGCGACCCCGAGAACACCCTGGACCTCCAATTCGCCAAGATGAAGGAAGAGTCCCAGAAGAACGCCGGGAAGCCGAACGCCACCAAGCTGATCGGTGACCCCGAGGAAGTCTCCCCGGACGGCTTCGACAGCGGCATCATGAAGTGCCAGAACTTCGAGGGCAAGGACGCCGCCACCGGGCAGAACCGGACGAGCGTGATGTGCCTCTGGGCCGACTACAGCACATTCGCGCTGGTCATGGCCGACGACAGGGCGAAGCCCCCGACGATGGACGAAACGGCCGATCTCGCCGCCAAGCTCCGGTCGGAAATCCGCGTCGCGCAGTAGCGGCCAACCCCAACGCAAAGGGGCGCCCCGCCAGTTGGACCGGCAGGGCGCCCCTTCGGCGTTCGTACGTCGCGACCGCTACGCGCTCTTCTCGTGGCGGCCGTCGTTCTTGACGATCCGCGGCTCGCGCGGCACCAGCGTCGGGTTCACGTTGTTGTGGACCACGTCCGCCGTGATGACGACACGCGCCACGTCCTTGCGGGACGGGACCTCGTACATCACCGACATCAGGACCTCCTCCATGATCGCGCGCAAGCCCCGCGCGCCCGTCTGGCGGAGGATCGCCTGGTCCGCGATCGCTTCCAGCGCCTCGCGCTCGAACTCCAGCTCCACGCCGTCGAGTTCGAAGAGGCGCTCGTACTGCTTCACCAGCGCGTTGCGCGGCTCGATCAGGATCTGGAGGAGCGCTTCGCGGTCGAGGTTGTGGACCGAGGTCAGCACCGGGAGGCGGCCGATGAACTCGGGGATCATCCCGAACTTCACCAGGTCCTCGGGCATGACCTCCTGGAACTGGTCGCTCGCCGCGATCTCCCGCTTGGAGCGGATCGTCGCGCCGAAGCCGATTCCCTTCGCTCCCGCACGCGACTCGATGATCTTCTCCAGACCGGAGAACGCACCGCCCACGATGAACAGCACGTTCGTCGTGTCGATCTGGATGAACTCCTGGTGCGGGTGCTTGCGGCCGCCCTGCGGCGGGACCGACGCCGTCGTGCCCTCAAGGATCTTCAGGAGGGCTTGCTGTACGCCCTCGCCGGAGACGTCTCGCGTGATCGATGGGTTCTCGCTCTTGCGGGCGACCTTGTCGATCTCGTCGATGTAGATGATCCCGGTCTCGGCCTTCTTGACGTCGTAGTCGGCGGCCTGGATCAGTTTCAGGAGGATGTTCTCCACGTCCTCGCCGACATAACCCGCCTCCGTCAGCGCCGTCGCATCGGCGATGGCGAACGGGACGTTGAGCATCCGGGCGAGCGTCTGGGCCAGCAGCGTCTTGCCGGAGCCCGTGGGACCCAGCAGGAGGATGTTGGACTTGGCCAGTTCGATCGCGTCGTCGCGGCCCGCGCCGCTGCCGTTCTCGCCGGCCTGGACGCGCTTGTAGTGGTTGTACACCGCTACCGAGAGGGCCTTCTTGGCCGGCTCCTGGCCGACTACGTACCCCTCGAGGAATTCGTAGATCTCCCGCGGCTTGGGAAGTTCCTCCCACCGCACCTCGGAGGTCTCTGCGAGCTCCTCCTCGATGATCTCGTTGCAGAGGTCGATGCACTCGTCGCAGATGTACACACCGGGACCTGCGATGAGCTTCTTCACCTGCTTCTGGCTCTTCCCGCAGAACGAGCACTTGAGCAGGTCGCCGCCATCACCGATGCGTGCCACGAGGTGCTTCCCCTTCGCCTGGGAGACGCCACGTTCAGCGTCTCCTGGTGCCTCATATCCGACGGTACCTTGCCTGGCCCCCCGTTCGGGCCCCCC from Streptomyces spiramyceticus carries:
- the mrdA gene encoding penicillin-binding protein 2; this translates as MSNIPETGRTPRVQIRLIIIQVLVFSLLLTLGGRLWYIQIRNGDEYTAEAAGNGVQQVVQPAVRGSILDARGVPLADNETRLVVSASRTELMKMKDDGKAVLARLAEVLGMKAKDVAYKVRLCDSKTPKPCWNGSPYQPIPVTDEATTKQALQIRERAEDFPGITAEPTAVRRYTAPGKARTAQVLGYLSPVTDEEIEKAKDGPSPYLRSDMVGRSGLERTYDKELRGKAGVTRYEVDNLGRVMGESENDPAEPGSSVVTSLDARVQAVAEYELHQAMKTVRKETDKITGRKYEADAGAVVVMESKTGRVVSMASQPDYDPNAWIGGISGKEYARLTDKNSNYPLLNRAIQGQAPAGSVFKVVSASAAVRAGHPFDSRYNCSSSYSMGNRSFANFESKGHGPISLGDALKFSCNTVFYRLGHEEWKRDGGIKPKKNAHDWFYRTAHDFGFGGETGIDLPNEVKGRIPDRQWKQNFWEANKDAWCKQGKKSGTYVEKIAYESCLEGNQLKAFDSINFAIGQGDVLITPIQLATAYAAISNGGTLYNPTIGKAVISPDGKRIEEIKPKAHSKLPVDAETIRDLDKGLRSVVEPGGTAAWRFGGWPQDKIPMRAKTGTAQVYGKQTTSWFATYTDDYTIVMTISQGGTGSGASGPAVRNIYDALYGVSDDGQINPKKALLPKPQKDLPKIDTDGSIDAPEIRPYVPEKPKDPAADKQIAIGRSGD
- the mreD gene encoding rod shape-determining protein MreD, producing the protein MRFNRMLLSTTLVVVALVVQVSILARLQLPGAVPDIMLLTVLGLAFVYGHVSGALIGFGAGLLADLAPPADHAVGRYALVLCVIGYLAGLAKPESGQLRSASGPMAAVVVAALASTMLYAGVGALVGDTAARHVGIGWLLFTSALYDLLLAPFVVPLVMALARRAENDPFADTQSSQGNDVATGWLSSGTGLRIGSQRGGLRIKAARSRAAKAGRIKGVKRL
- the mreC gene encoding rod shape-determining protein MreC, giving the protein MRDTRESRLLLVLLIAIAFALITVDIRGGEESPVDGARQAAATVFGPVENGVAAAVDPIGNAVGAIRDSGERHDRLTVLERENAALKQKLGSDDRNRSRVRQLDRMLKTAGAGRYGIKGAEVIAIGAAQGFSWTVTIDAGRNDGLKRDMTVLNGDGLVGRVTTVGPDTATVLLANDPDFTVGTRLEKTDELGFATGQGDRPLAVQMLNGKAKVKAGDRLVTFGSQAAKPFVPGVPVGQVTRVDPSGGDLTRTVYVRPYVGFSKLDIVGVVVEAPRQDPRDMVLPAKPAGPKPTPTVTVTVTPSAPPADGTQ
- a CDS encoding rod shape-determining protein; its protein translation is MSFIGRDMAIDLGTANTLVYVRGRGIVLNEPSVVAINTNTGGILAVGSEAKKMIGRTPGNIVAVRPLKDGVIADFEITERMLRYFILKIHKRRYLARPRVVVCVPSGITGVERRAVIEASTQAGARQVHIIEEPMAAAIGSGLPVHEATGNMVVDIGGGTTEVAVISLGGIVTAQSIRVAGDELDNAIIQHIKKEYSLLLGERTAEQIKITIGSAYDLDKDEHTEIRGRDLVSGLPKTVVISAAEVRKAIEEPVNAIVDAVKTTLDKCPPELSGDVMDRGIVLTGGGALLRGLDERLRRETGMPIHIAEDPLDSVALGSGKCVEEFEALQQVLDAQPRR
- the ndk gene encoding nucleoside-diphosphate kinase, which produces MSQRTLVLLKPDAVRRGLTGEIISRIERKANWTITALEMRSLDRAILEQHYGEHVGRPFYEPLVEFMSSGPVVALVVEGERVIDGVRQLAGPTDPIAAAPGSIRGDFGTIVRENLVHASDSEESAERELKLFFPGIS
- a CDS encoding DUF4233 domain-containing protein; this encodes MRTLCASTLISEVFVIGFAGLVAMKSDDISMTTVWTVCGAGMLLSVLLCGMLGRPGAVQLGWALQIGLIVSGFVVPTMFFLGAVFAGLWWASIHYGRQIDEAKAKWAAQAEASAGPDAA